In one Mucilaginibacter sp. PAMB04168 genomic region, the following are encoded:
- a CDS encoding NAD-dependent epimerase/dehydratase family protein, producing MILVTGATGFVGSVLARQLVEQNIPIRCIKRSTSVTPEFLRRFSHLIDWREADILDSTTLEDAFEDVTHVYHCAAWVSFKEADKAQMINTNVNGTANVVNLCLDNDVRLLHVSSIAAIGQAKPGELISEKHHLEETPANNGYAISKLESEMEVWRGIAEGLDAVIVNPSVIIGPAAGVDGSGKIFETVRRGLKFYTRGSCGLVDVEDVARCMIMLMNSDITAERYIINAENWTFKELTQTIAQCFQIKPPATEAKPWMLELAWRSAAFVATLTGKDPSLDKIAARSATVEQNYDNSKIKKAIGLEFKPVANTIKEVCEALKLAK from the coding sequence ATGATTCTGGTTACCGGCGCAACAGGTTTTGTAGGTTCCGTACTGGCCCGACAGCTGGTTGAGCAAAATATTCCTATCCGATGTATTAAGCGCAGTACCTCTGTTACGCCCGAATTTCTGAGACGTTTTAGTCATTTGATAGACTGGCGGGAAGCCGACATATTAGACAGCACTACCCTGGAGGATGCTTTTGAAGACGTTACTCATGTTTACCATTGTGCCGCCTGGGTATCATTTAAGGAAGCCGATAAGGCGCAAATGATTAACACTAATGTGAATGGTACCGCTAATGTTGTAAACCTGTGCCTGGATAATGATGTACGGCTGCTGCATGTAAGCTCAATAGCCGCCATAGGGCAGGCCAAGCCCGGCGAGTTGATCAGTGAGAAACATCACCTCGAAGAAACGCCGGCTAACAACGGATATGCCATCTCCAAACTGGAAAGCGAGATGGAAGTTTGGCGCGGTATTGCTGAAGGGTTGGATGCCGTAATTGTAAACCCATCGGTAATTATTGGACCTGCTGCAGGTGTTGATGGCAGCGGTAAAATATTTGAAACAGTACGCCGAGGCCTGAAATTTTATACCCGCGGCAGCTGCGGCTTAGTGGATGTGGAAGACGTTGCCCGCTGTATGATTATGTTGATGAACAGCGATATAACAGCCGAGCGCTACATTATAAATGCCGAGAACTGGACGTTTAAAGAACTTACCCAAACCATAGCCCAATGTTTCCAGATAAAGCCACCCGCCACCGAGGCCAAGCCATGGATGCTGGAACTAGCCTGGCGCAGCGCCGCATTTGTAGCTACACTAACAGGTAAAGACCCCTCACTGGATAAGATTGCCGCCCGCTCTGCTACTGTTGAGCAAAACTACGATAACAGTAAGATTAAAAAAGCAATTGGCCTGGAGTTTAAACCTGTGGCAAATACCATCAAAGAGGTTTGCGAGGCGCTAAAGCTGGCTAAGTAG
- a CDS encoding formimidoylglutamase has translation MSLADFFTPVELNKIAPSEGYKPSQLGNKIETYTQYFPDLEQRPDLVVFGVQDDRNAVGNPGCALGPDYVREKLYNLHEGDYKSKIYDLGNIRRGASINDTYFALKTVLAELVKQDIVAIVLGGGQDLTYAQYLAYEEMEQKVDMVVIDSHFDLDEQADMEQDDSTTSHSYLNKIFLHEPNYLFNFSNLGYQTYFVSQDSLRVMDNLFFDVHRLGELMGNVSVTEPVIRNANAISFDIGAVRSSDAMGNANATPNGFYGEEACQMCRYAGFNDKLSSIGFYEFNPAYDSNGQTAMLLAEMIWYFIDGFYNRKMDFPLQPKSQYLVYKTTLRHDEHEIVFVKSKKTDRWWMQVPYPTGGSLNERYHLVPCRYEDYTTAINGEMPDLWWRTYQKLA, from the coding sequence ATGTCATTAGCGGATTTCTTTACCCCGGTTGAATTAAACAAAATTGCGCCGAGCGAGGGTTATAAGCCCAGCCAATTGGGTAATAAGATTGAAACCTATACCCAATACTTTCCAGACCTGGAACAAAGACCCGATCTGGTAGTTTTTGGTGTTCAGGATGATCGCAATGCAGTGGGCAATCCGGGCTGTGCGCTGGGGCCCGATTATGTTCGTGAAAAACTGTACAACTTGCACGAGGGCGACTACAAATCAAAAATATACGACCTGGGCAATATACGCCGAGGCGCCAGCATAAACGACACCTACTTTGCCCTTAAAACTGTTTTAGCCGAACTGGTGAAACAGGATATAGTAGCCATAGTTTTAGGTGGTGGGCAGGATCTTACCTATGCCCAATACCTCGCTTATGAAGAGATGGAGCAAAAAGTGGATATGGTAGTTATCGATTCGCATTTTGACTTAGATGAACAGGCCGATATGGAGCAGGATGATTCCACTACATCACACTCCTACCTCAATAAGATATTTTTGCACGAGCCTAATTACCTGTTTAATTTCAGCAACCTGGGGTACCAAACTTATTTTGTAAGCCAGGATAGCCTGCGCGTAATGGACAACCTGTTTTTTGATGTGCACCGCCTGGGCGAATTGATGGGCAACGTTAGTGTTACTGAGCCTGTTATACGCAATGCCAACGCAATAAGCTTTGATATTGGCGCCGTACGTTCATCAGATGCGATGGGCAATGCCAACGCCACGCCTAACGGTTTTTATGGCGAAGAAGCCTGCCAGATGTGCCGGTACGCCGGCTTTAACGACAAGTTGAGCTCTATAGGGTTTTACGAATTTAACCCGGCTTATGACAGCAACGGACAAACTGCTATGCTGTTGGCCGAAATGATATGGTATTTCATTGACGGCTTTTACAACCGTAAAATGGATTTTCCGCTGCAACCCAAATCGCAGTACCTGGTATATAAAACTACGCTTAGGCACGATGAACACGAGATTGTGTTTGTAAAAAGCAAAAAGACCGACCGCTGGTGGATGCAGGTGCCCTATCCTACCGGTGGCTCACTCAACGAGCGCTACCACCTGGTGCCCTGCCGCTATGAAGATTACACGACGGCCATTAACGGAGAAATGCCCGATTTATGGTGGCGGACCTACCAAAAGCTGGCTTAA
- a CDS encoding TlpA disulfide reductase family protein, whose translation MLKKFFLYIAVLSPLLLSAQTPETFIINGRLNTVKTPLRVYLSYLVNNKKVLDSTVLVDGSFQFTGKILAPVSALMLVDHKGAGFKGFKPDDDVLSFYLEKGNIYIAGADSISNTQITGSAINADNEQLSTAMAPIYLKGQQLQAEQRAATADMQRSAVYQNTLQDKFQAIQKEREAALRTFIIAHPDSYLSLMALSSMGGPSADLSVIEPLYNNLATKLKETDAGKKLQQSFVGLRATAIGVTAPDFTQPDTAGNPIKLSSLRGKYVLLDFWSSNCEPCLQSYPNLVRVYEKYYKKFTVLGVSLDKATYKTAWLNAIKQNNLDWTQVSDFKEWNNEAAMLYYVNAIPQNFLIDPDGKIVGKNLRGAALEGKLIELLLK comes from the coding sequence ATGCTTAAAAAGTTTTTCCTGTACATAGCCGTTCTGTCTCCCTTGTTATTATCGGCACAAACGCCCGAGACGTTTATTATCAACGGCCGGCTCAATACGGTTAAAACCCCTTTAAGGGTATATTTGAGCTATCTGGTTAATAATAAAAAAGTGCTCGACTCAACCGTACTGGTTGATGGCAGTTTTCAGTTCACGGGCAAAATACTGGCGCCGGTTAGCGCACTTATGCTGGTTGACCACAAGGGAGCAGGTTTTAAAGGTTTTAAGCCAGATGATGACGTACTGAGCTTTTACCTGGAAAAAGGCAATATATACATTGCGGGAGCCGACTCCATCTCCAACACGCAAATTACGGGTTCAGCCATAAATGCCGATAACGAGCAATTGAGTACAGCCATGGCTCCCATATACCTAAAAGGGCAACAACTGCAGGCCGAGCAGCGCGCAGCCACGGCCGACATGCAACGTTCGGCCGTTTATCAGAATACTTTGCAAGATAAGTTTCAAGCTATTCAAAAAGAGCGGGAGGCCGCGCTCAGAACATTCATTATTGCGCATCCCGACAGTTATTTAAGCCTGATGGCCTTAAGCTCAATGGGTGGGCCATCGGCAGATTTGTCTGTTATTGAGCCTTTGTACAACAACCTGGCAACAAAGCTTAAAGAAACCGATGCAGGCAAAAAACTGCAACAGTCGTTTGTTGGGTTAAGGGCAACGGCCATAGGTGTTACAGCACCCGATTTTACCCAGCCAGATACCGCCGGAAACCCGATTAAGTTATCATCTTTAAGGGGCAAATACGTACTGCTCGATTTTTGGTCATCCAACTGCGAACCTTGCCTGCAGAGTTACCCAAACCTAGTTAGGGTTTATGAAAAGTATTACAAAAAGTTCACCGTTCTGGGCGTATCGCTTGATAAAGCCACTTATAAAACAGCCTGGTTAAATGCCATCAAGCAAAATAATTTAGATTGGACCCAGGTGAGTGATTTTAAAGAATGGAACAATGAAGCAGCAATGCTGTATTATGTGAACGCCATACCGCAAAACTTTTTGATTGATCCTGATGGCAAGATTGTAGGCAAAAACCTTCGCGGCGCAGCGTTAGAAGGCAAGTTAATTGAACTGTTGTTGAAGTAG
- a CDS encoding voltage-gated chloride channel family protein has translation MYKLFSSRHYSALQYLLRWTIVTIPVAVAVGSMVALFLWLLNWSIHYRFAHTWLLYLLPFAGIAIHFLYKLYGQSAEKGNNLIIDQIHEPGAGIPKRMAPLILATTVITHLFGGSAGREGTAVQIGGSIAHWIGSLFKLSAKDLRIVLTAGVAAGFGAVFGTPLAGTIFAMEVVTIGRIQYNALIPCLIAGLIGDATVAAWGVQHTTYHIRYLTTGQTIYGHHIAVNFWLLVKVIVSSVFFGLAAYAFAKATHGIKTIANNFIKTGWMIPAVGGIIIILLTLLLGKPDYLSLGVEPEYPGAVTIVSAFEQGGAHFFSWLWKLIYTAITLGTGFKGGEVTPLFYIGATLGNTLANIFNAPESLFAALGFIAVFAGASNTPLACTIMGIELFGSQHALLFAVACFTAYFFSGDTGIYSAQRKGVEKYSVDGSDRLMNGFFKKN, from the coding sequence ATGTATAAACTTTTTTCTTCCAGGCATTATTCGGCCTTACAGTATTTACTCCGTTGGACGATCGTAACTATTCCGGTGGCCGTAGCTGTGGGCAGCATGGTTGCCCTATTTTTGTGGCTGCTTAACTGGAGCATTCATTATCGTTTTGCACATACCTGGCTTTTATATCTACTGCCTTTTGCGGGTATTGCTATTCATTTTTTGTATAAGCTTTACGGTCAGTCTGCTGAAAAGGGCAATAACCTGATTATTGACCAAATACACGAGCCGGGAGCCGGTATTCCTAAGCGCATGGCTCCACTTATTTTGGCAACCACCGTAATTACGCACTTGTTTGGCGGATCGGCCGGGCGCGAAGGCACTGCCGTACAGATAGGCGGCAGCATAGCGCACTGGATTGGCAGCTTGTTTAAACTCAGCGCTAAAGACTTGCGCATTGTGCTTACGGCAGGCGTAGCAGCGGGCTTTGGTGCCGTGTTTGGTACGCCGCTGGCAGGAACTATATTCGCCATGGAAGTAGTTACCATAGGCCGCATTCAATACAATGCGCTTATCCCCTGCCTTATAGCCGGTTTAATAGGTGATGCTACTGTAGCAGCCTGGGGCGTGCAGCATACCACCTACCATATTCGATATTTAACCACAGGCCAAACCATTTATGGCCATCACATAGCCGTTAACTTTTGGTTGCTTGTAAAAGTTATAGTTTCATCCGTATTTTTTGGATTAGCGGCTTATGCTTTTGCCAAAGCCACACATGGGATTAAAACGATAGCCAACAACTTCATTAAAACAGGCTGGATGATTCCGGCTGTGGGCGGCATAATCATTATCTTGCTCACGCTCCTCTTAGGTAAGCCCGATTATTTAAGCTTGGGGGTAGAACCCGAATACCCCGGCGCAGTAACCATTGTATCGGCCTTTGAGCAAGGTGGGGCACACTTTTTTAGCTGGTTGTGGAAACTTATCTATACCGCCATTACACTTGGCACCGGCTTTAAGGGTGGCGAAGTTACCCCTCTTTTTTACATTGGCGCCACGTTGGGCAATACCCTTGCCAATATATTTAATGCACCTGAGAGCTTGTTTGCAGCTTTAGGCTTTATAGCTGTTTTTGCCGGCGCATCAAACACCCCGTTGGCCTGCACCATAATGGGTATTGAGCTATTTGGCAGCCAGCACGCCCTGCTTTTTGCGGTGGCCTGCTTTACCGCCTATTTTTTTAGCGGCGATACAGGCATCTACAGCGCACAACGTAAAGGCGTGGAAAAATATAGTGTGGATGGAAGTGACAGATTAATGAACGGATTTTTCAAGAAGAACTAA
- a CDS encoding SGNH/GDSL hydrolase family protein translates to MRNLSLTLLIITALMGCSGKNMDDVQYGSVPTIVPGTTFTGDGSAVSYLALGDSYTIGESVPAAQSFPYQLSAALNKANYKAAQPVIIARTGWTTDELINEIKAQNITRKFDIVTLLIGVNNQYRNYNINTYRTEFVQLLNTALIYANGNKKRVFVISIPDWGVTPFGQGRDRTQIAKEINAYNAINKEESDKAGVSYTNITPISRQAIADPTLVASDGLHPSGRMYMLWVDMLVNEVAKNLQVK, encoded by the coding sequence ATGAGAAACCTGAGTTTAACCCTGCTAATAATAACCGCCCTGATGGGCTGCTCCGGCAAAAATATGGACGATGTACAATATGGATCAGTGCCAACCATAGTACCCGGCACAACCTTTACCGGCGACGGCTCGGCTGTAAGCTATCTTGCCTTGGGCGATTCCTACACCATTGGCGAGTCTGTACCCGCTGCGCAGTCATTCCCGTATCAGCTGAGTGCTGCGCTTAATAAAGCTAATTATAAAGCGGCCCAACCAGTCATCATAGCACGAACAGGATGGACAACTGATGAGTTGATTAACGAAATTAAAGCGCAGAACATTACCCGGAAGTTTGACATAGTTACGTTGCTTATTGGCGTTAATAATCAATACCGCAACTATAATATCAATACCTACCGTACCGAGTTTGTGCAATTGCTGAATACTGCTTTAATATATGCCAACGGCAATAAAAAGCGTGTATTTGTAATTTCCATTCCTGACTGGGGTGTTACGCCTTTTGGCCAGGGGCGTGATAGGACCCAGATAGCCAAAGAAATTAATGCTTACAATGCCATTAACAAGGAAGAAAGCGACAAAGCGGGCGTAAGCTATACTAATATTACGCCTATATCACGCCAGGCCATTGCCGACCCTACGCTGGTTGCTAGCGATGGTTTACATCCGTCGGGTAGAATGTATATGTTATGGGTAGATATGCTGGTTAACGAGGTAGCAAAGAATTTGCAGGTTAAATAG
- the lipB gene encoding lipoyl(octanoyl) transferase LipB produces MKNKRVEYQDWGLIDYKQAWDKQESLFSASVQLKTQLRNKQLAVAAGQEPEDDSLTPNYLVFCEHPHVYTLGKSGKADHLLLDEAGLKEKNAVYYPINRGGDITYHGPGQLVAYPILDLDNFFTDIHLYLRTLEEAVINTLAHYGITAGRYPGYTGVWLDADNEHARKICAMGVRCSRWVTMHGLALNVNANLDYFKNIVPCGIEGKAVASLNQELGRDVDLNEVKKILKQEISVLFGMEIFE; encoded by the coding sequence ATGAAAAACAAGAGGGTAGAATATCAGGATTGGGGACTGATAGATTATAAACAAGCCTGGGATAAACAGGAAAGCCTGTTTTCGGCCAGTGTGCAACTTAAAACACAACTGCGTAATAAACAGTTGGCCGTTGCGGCAGGCCAAGAACCGGAAGATGATAGTCTGACACCCAATTACCTCGTGTTTTGTGAGCATCCGCATGTTTACACCCTGGGCAAAAGCGGCAAGGCCGACCACTTGTTGCTTGATGAAGCAGGTTTGAAAGAAAAGAACGCTGTTTATTATCCCATAAATCGTGGTGGCGATATTACCTACCATGGCCCGGGACAGTTAGTAGCCTATCCTATATTGGATCTCGACAACTTTTTTACGGATATACACCTTTACCTGCGTACCCTCGAAGAAGCTGTTATAAACACATTAGCTCATTACGGTATAACAGCTGGCCGCTACCCGGGTTACACGGGCGTTTGGCTGGATGCTGATAATGAGCATGCCCGGAAAATTTGCGCTATGGGCGTACGCTGCAGCCGTTGGGTTACTATGCACGGGCTGGCACTTAACGTAAACGCCAATCTCGATTATTTTAAAAACATTGTACCGTGTGGCATTGAGGGTAAGGCTGTAGCCTCTTTAAACCAGGAGCTGGGCCGCGATGTAGATTTGAATGAAGTAAAAAAAATCCTAAAGCAGGAAATTTCCGTACTTTTTGGTATGGAGATTTTTGAATGA
- a CDS encoding 4'-phosphopantetheinyl transferase superfamily protein, with product MAIAFRKQVDADTEIALWRIEEDADTLYHKLQLNEQEKAYVDQLANGKRHLHWLGTRVLLRTMLDTTNYIDCRIDTHGKPYLYDMPYHISLSHSFDYAAVMISKSRPVGIDIEQIKQKVERIAPKFLRHEEQAAIDADNKIAHLYVCWCAKEAIYKCYGQKEVSFLDNIALERFPFTAEGSLQAHLHKGELHIDYKVDFLQYEDYMIGYVKA from the coding sequence ATGGCCATAGCATTCAGAAAGCAGGTTGATGCCGATACCGAAATAGCCCTTTGGCGCATAGAGGAAGATGCTGATACGCTGTACCATAAACTACAGCTAAACGAGCAGGAAAAGGCTTATGTTGATCAGTTGGCTAATGGGAAAAGGCACCTGCACTGGCTGGGTACACGGGTGCTGCTGCGCACCATGCTCGATACCACTAACTATATTGATTGCCGCATCGATACTCACGGCAAACCCTATCTATATGATATGCCTTACCATATCTCACTCAGTCATTCGTTTGATTATGCTGCCGTGATGATAAGCAAAAGCCGACCGGTGGGAATAGATATTGAGCAGATTAAGCAAAAAGTGGAGCGTATAGCACCTAAGTTTTTGCGCCATGAGGAACAGGCTGCTATTGATGCAGATAACAAGATTGCCCACCTTTATGTGTGCTGGTGCGCCAAAGAGGCCATTTACAAATGTTACGGGCAAAAGGAAGTGTCGTTCTTAGATAATATTGCTTTAGAGCGTTTTCCGTTTACCGCCGAAGGTAGCCTGCAAGCACATTTACATAAAGGCGAACTGCATATAGATTATAAAGTTGATTTTTTGCAGTACGAAGATTACATGATTGGTTACGTAAAAGCATAA
- the dcd gene encoding dCTP deaminase, whose amino-acid sequence MILSDKRILEEIEKGSIIIEPFKRECLGTNSYDVHLGKYLATYRNRVLDAKVHNEIDQFEITKEGFLLQPGTLYLGVTVEYTETHKHVPFLEGKSSTGRLGIDIHATAGKGDVGFCNTWTLEISVAQPVRIYAGMPIGQLIYFAVEGDIETLYNTKGNAKYNNPTTRPVESMMWKNKF is encoded by the coding sequence ATGATTTTATCAGACAAACGTATTTTAGAGGAAATAGAAAAAGGCAGTATAATTATTGAACCCTTTAAGCGTGAGTGCCTGGGCACAAACTCTTACGATGTGCATTTAGGTAAATACCTGGCCACTTACCGTAACCGGGTGCTGGATGCTAAAGTACATAACGAGATAGACCAGTTTGAGATTACGAAGGAAGGCTTTTTGCTGCAACCGGGCACCCTGTACCTGGGCGTAACGGTGGAGTATACCGAAACACACAAGCATGTGCCTTTTTTGGAAGGAAAATCAAGCACGGGCAGGCTGGGTATTGACATACATGCCACAGCAGGTAAAGGCGATGTGGGCTTCTGCAACACCTGGACCCTCGAAATATCGGTAGCACAACCTGTGCGCATTTATGCAGGAATGCCCATTGGCCAGCTTATTTATTTTGCGGTTGAAGGCGATATAGAAACGCTTTATAACACTAAAGGCAACGCTAAATATAACAATCCTACTACAAGACCGGTTGAAAGTATGATGTGGAAAAATAAATTCTAA
- a CDS encoding TonB-dependent receptor plug domain-containing protein encodes MNLKKIFAGLVILAVTAAATGFVKFDDDPIIKKIVDQLEKWTSDHPQEKVYLQLDKPYYGVGDNIWLKAYITVGPEHRLSALSGALNVELLDEQDSVKQWIKLPVTSGVTWGDLALSDTLQEGNYRIRAYTNWMRNAGPDYYFEKNIAVGNAATNTVFTKATYSYTKANGAQKVDATINYVDLDNAPYAGKEVSYAVKLNNKQILKSKGVTDDKGNLAVSFLNTTPAATSSGSIVTNIKVADKKTVTKTISFSSASGQVDVQFFPESGNLVNGLRSRIAFKAVGPDGLGVDIKGTVTDNDNQELAAISTRHLGMGIFAITPQSGKTYKAQITYPDGSQNTVTLPQALPQGYVLTVNNNDTASISVRVNGAAGVDSKNVYLVAQSSGAVCYVARNNAGSNSFSAVIPKSKFPSGIAQFTLFSATGEPLNERIAFVQRQDDLLKMSVNADQPNSAPRQKVKISLNARNNGGKPVVGVFSAAVIDESKVQSDETAETSIMSQLLLTSDLKGYVEQPNYYFTKANEKTAADLDILMMTQGYRRFEWKPLMANQLPPTLYQPEKSLQISGTLKTSGGKPVPNGKIMLLTTAGGTFILDTVADSQGKFAFKNLVFKDSIKFVLQARTAKGSKNVEIALDNLPSQAKMSSKRMPDLQINSVAALTSYLKYSKKQYDEEAKYGIGNHTIMLKEVTVTEKRKSAVSNSSNLNGPGNADQVITSDALDKMGCTTIDQCLQGRLLGVIFRNGIPYSTRSFNSPMQLIVDGIYVEGDYLTTIPPSNVASIEVLRTIGNTAIYGSRGGGGVLIINTKRGGEYAYNASQIYSPGIVTYTPKGFYSARQFYAPKYDDPKTNTVLADLRTTIHWVPNILTDSNGNASFEYFNAGSKGTYRVVIEGINDEGFIGRQVYRYQVQ; translated from the coding sequence ATGAACCTCAAAAAAATATTTGCCGGCCTGGTCATACTGGCTGTAACGGCTGCAGCTACAGGCTTTGTTAAATTTGATGATGATCCTATCATTAAGAAAATTGTAGACCAGCTTGAAAAATGGACAAGTGACCACCCCCAAGAAAAAGTTTACCTGCAACTTGACAAGCCTTACTATGGCGTTGGCGACAATATTTGGCTAAAGGCTTATATAACCGTAGGCCCCGAACACCGGCTATCGGCCCTGAGCGGTGCTTTGAATGTGGAACTGCTTGATGAGCAGGACTCGGTTAAACAATGGATTAAGTTGCCGGTTACCAGCGGCGTTACCTGGGGCGATCTGGCCCTGAGCGATACCCTACAGGAAGGCAACTACCGCATAAGAGCTTACACCAACTGGATGCGCAACGCCGGGCCAGACTATTACTTTGAGAAAAACATAGCTGTAGGCAACGCAGCAACCAATACGGTTTTTACTAAAGCTACCTATAGTTATACTAAAGCCAACGGTGCACAAAAGGTAGATGCTACCATAAATTATGTTGACCTGGATAACGCGCCTTATGCCGGCAAAGAAGTTAGTTATGCGGTTAAACTCAATAACAAACAAATTTTAAAAAGTAAAGGTGTAACTGATGATAAAGGTAACCTGGCGGTAAGCTTCCTTAACACAACACCCGCGGCAACATCATCAGGCAGTATTGTGACCAATATTAAGGTGGCCGATAAAAAGACCGTTACCAAAACCATCAGCTTTAGTTCGGCCTCCGGACAGGTGGATGTTCAGTTTTTTCCTGAAAGCGGCAACCTTGTGAATGGCCTGCGTTCAAGGATTGCGTTCAAGGCTGTTGGACCAGACGGCCTGGGCGTAGATATTAAAGGTACTGTTACTGATAATGACAATCAGGAACTGGCTGCTATAAGCACGCGCCATTTAGGTATGGGCATATTTGCCATAACACCACAAAGCGGTAAAACTTATAAAGCGCAAATTACTTACCCCGACGGCTCACAAAATACAGTTACCTTACCTCAGGCTTTACCACAAGGATATGTACTTACAGTAAATAATAACGATACAGCCAGCATAAGTGTACGGGTAAACGGAGCTGCCGGTGTAGATAGCAAAAATGTATACCTGGTTGCGCAATCATCCGGAGCGGTTTGCTATGTGGCCCGCAACAATGCAGGATCAAATTCTTTTAGCGCTGTGATTCCGAAAAGTAAATTTCCATCAGGGATTGCACAGTTCACATTGTTCTCGGCTACAGGAGAACCATTGAACGAGCGGATTGCCTTTGTACAGCGCCAGGACGATTTGCTTAAAATGAGTGTAAACGCCGATCAGCCTAATTCAGCACCGCGCCAAAAAGTGAAGATCAGCTTAAATGCACGCAATAACGGTGGTAAGCCCGTAGTGGGTGTCTTTTCAGCTGCGGTAATTGACGAATCGAAGGTACAAAGCGATGAAACTGCCGAAACCAGCATTATGTCGCAGTTGCTCTTAACGTCTGATTTAAAAGGCTATGTTGAGCAACCTAACTATTACTTTACTAAAGCTAATGAAAAAACTGCCGCTGATTTGGACATATTAATGATGACCCAGGGCTATCGCCGTTTTGAGTGGAAGCCTTTGATGGCTAACCAATTGCCCCCAACTTTGTATCAACCCGAAAAATCTTTACAAATATCGGGCACTTTAAAAACATCAGGCGGCAAACCGGTACCTAACGGTAAAATTATGTTACTCACAACTGCCGGCGGTACTTTTATATTAGATACCGTTGCCGACAGCCAGGGCAAGTTTGCGTTTAAAAATCTGGTATTTAAAGATAGTATTAAGTTTGTACTACAGGCCCGCACAGCTAAGGGCAGTAAAAATGTGGAGATTGCGTTAGACAATCTGCCATCTCAGGCTAAGATGAGCAGCAAAAGGATGCCCGACCTACAAATAAACAGTGTAGCTGCCCTTACATCTTACCTCAAATACAGCAAAAAACAGTATGACGAGGAAGCTAAATATGGCATAGGCAATCATACCATTATGCTTAAAGAAGTTACCGTAACCGAAAAGCGTAAATCGGCGGTAAGCAACTCCTCTAATTTGAACGGGCCAGGTAACGCTGACCAGGTAATTACCAGTGATGCGCTCGATAAAATGGGTTGCACCACAATTGATCAATGCCTGCAGGGCAGGCTGCTGGGTGTGATTTTCAGAAATGGCATACCGTATTCTACCCGCAGTTTCAATAGCCCAATGCAGTTAATTGTTGATGGAATTTATGTAGAAGGCGATTATTTAACTACTATCCCTCCATCTAACGTAGCTAGTATTGAAGTATTACGTACCATAGGCAATACCGCTATTTACGGTAGCCGCGGCGGCGGCGGTGTACTTATCATCAACACAAAGCGTGGCGGAGAATACGCTTACAATGCCTCGCAAATCTATTCACCGGGCATAGTGACTTATACCCCTAAAGGGTTTTACAGCGCACGCCAGTTTTATGCGCCTAAGTACGATGATCCTAAAACCAACACCGTACTGGCCGATTTGCGCACAACTATACATTGGGTTCCGAACATACTGACCGATAGTAATGGCAACGCCTCATTTGAGTACTTCAACGCAGGCAGCAAAGGCACCTACCGCGTAGTGATTGAAGGCATAAACGATGAAGGCTTTATTGGGCGGCAGGTATACCGGTACCAGGTGCAGTAG
- a CDS encoding ATP-dependent Clp protease adaptor ClpS: protein MPTEIQEETLTLEEILASLKEMHRLILWNDDVNTFEHVIYCMMKYLDYTESQAEKIAWKVHNEGKCAVLEGSFTEMEVYRKILQQEGLTVSVD, encoded by the coding sequence ATGCCAACTGAAATACAGGAAGAAACGCTAACGCTTGAAGAGATACTGGCGAGCTTAAAAGAAATGCACCGCCTTATATTGTGGAACGATGATGTGAACACTTTTGAGCACGTGATCTACTGTATGATGAAGTATTTGGATTACACCGAATCGCAAGCTGAAAAAATTGCTTGGAAAGTGCATAATGAAGGTAAATGCGCCGTACTGGAAGGCTCATTCACTGAAATGGAAGTTTACCGCAAAATACTGCAACAGGAAGGCCTAACTGTTTCAGTAGATTGA